In one Candidatus Peribacter riflensis genomic region, the following are encoded:
- a CDS encoding UDP-N-acetylglucosamine:undecaprenyl-P N-acetylglucosaminyl 1-P transferase, with protein sequence MSTTSQIIVWTSLATFMFTLILHLLALRLFPKWGLLDFPERYGLTRPRIPYPTGILAVFVFLVFFVTFESTLALKPWSLQACGLIAGIAVLALVTFRDDRRPLPSSVRLLTQVVVSLVIFLTGTRIYTLTNPFAALTGLDVLPLHTLQLPIAALDNPSLLGMLFTVLWLGLTMNALNWFDGIRGQVSVVSVIGYVTIGLLSLSDRVGDFSLGMISFALAAIALACLFFDRPGPLALIGDTGAMFFGLMLGVLTIFTGGKVATGFLVLGVPLIDSVIVIARRVKRGKSVFQGDAQSEHLHHRLLRKGWTEWQIIALTAGLGAAFGTTALFLSTTEKFLAALALFLIMLWLSIYSGRRPLPPSP encoded by the coding sequence ATGAGCACCACCTCGCAAATCATCGTCTGGACGAGTCTTGCGACTTTTATGTTCACACTGATCCTGCACCTGCTCGCGCTCAGGCTCTTTCCGAAGTGGGGCCTTCTGGATTTCCCCGAGCGCTACGGCCTCACACGCCCGCGCATTCCCTACCCCACCGGCATCCTCGCCGTCTTTGTCTTCCTCGTCTTCTTCGTAACCTTCGAATCCACCCTTGCCTTGAAGCCGTGGTCACTGCAGGCGTGCGGGCTCATCGCCGGCATCGCAGTACTCGCCCTTGTCACCTTTCGCGATGACCGCCGTCCCCTCCCCTCCTCCGTGCGGCTGCTCACACAGGTCGTCGTCTCTCTCGTGATCTTTCTCACAGGCACGCGCATCTACACACTGACGAACCCATTCGCCGCATTGACCGGTCTCGATGTGCTTCCGCTCCACACTCTTCAGCTGCCGATTGCCGCACTCGACAATCCCTCGCTGCTCGGCATGCTCTTCACCGTGCTCTGGCTCGGCCTCACCATGAATGCCCTCAACTGGTTCGACGGCATTCGCGGGCAGGTGAGCGTGGTGTCGGTCATCGGCTACGTCACGATCGGGCTTCTGTCACTCAGTGACCGCGTGGGTGATTTTTCGCTCGGCATGATCTCGTTTGCGCTTGCCGCGATCGCGCTGGCCTGCCTGTTCTTCGACCGTCCCGGCCCCCTCGCGCTCATCGGCGATACGGGAGCCATGTTCTTCGGGCTCATGTTGGGCGTGCTCACCATCTTCACGGGAGGCAAGGTGGCCACGGGGTTTCTGGTGCTCGGCGTGCCGCTCATCGACTCCGTGATCGTGATTGCCCGGCGCGTGAAGAGAGGAAAATCCGTCTTCCAGGGGGATGCCCAAAGCGAACACCTGCATCACCGGTTACTGCGTAAAGGATGGACCGAGTGGCAGATCATCGCGCTCACGGCAGGGCTGGGCGCCGCCTTCGGCACGACGGCGCTCT